A single window of Nicotiana sylvestris chromosome 5, ASM39365v2, whole genome shotgun sequence DNA harbors:
- the LOC104231184 gene encoding putative U-box domain-containing protein 50 isoform X2 encodes MVDLITSLRITKLVMSLTFMKSSSWKSRSAISGSFFVHRQKPEFCELFIICGGKLVFLREGNNEGLIEDDQGEMVANSRSKRQSFRDLVVKMFPENSAKMKNQCDSSASNGSFDQWEKYKEEIENYMSQILSSNAEEIDDFVANESLQKSNTELVMADNMTVQEKRKALKIKFLEIKQTIQLSREEAKGHVRGHAKAQWATTLCTRRAEEIDGCINDEIARKADLKRELDATKEELSELHTEVEITTSRLNSILELQRELSNKLQLSSVARSRAEVKVEKVVKQRTDTLQEIDEYRKQRDVLRRRIEFCREKDAIGNATMLMKPSFEYKEFTAAEIRAATDGFSDRMRLKSGGDWTDVYKARLNHTSVAIKLYSSGDVDSADAFRAKVKLFSHMRHPHILAMIGFCSELRCIVFEYMHNGCLRDILFSGKRSSKRRNKCLNWKARICIAADVCTGLCFVHRAKPRPVAHGNLNPSKILLDRNNVAKIHGFKTPLSSDKLDIRSDIRAYGNLVLQILTGRNWAGLVEEAIMMDQTKLIEVLDPMAGEWPLDIAVELGRIGIKCLSIHEDKELNMTSLAREVEKVKKLADEIVANGECVVANERNQDDEDSAEFPNFFLCPILQEVMKNPHVAADGFSYELEAIEEWLKTGRDTSPMTNLRLDDKILTPNHSLRSLIEDLQKKRSISTR; translated from the exons ATGGTGGATTTGATCACTAGTCTAAGGATAACCAAATTGGTCATGTCATTGACTTTCATGAAGTCTTCATCATG GAAATCAAGAAGTGCAATAAGTGGATCATTTTTTGTGCATAGACAAAAACCAGAATTTTGTGAATTATTTATAATTTGTGGAGGGAAGCTGGTTTTTTTAAGGGAAGGAAATAATGAAGGATTAATAGAGGATGATCAAGGAGAAATGGTTGCAAATTCAAGATCAAAGAGGCAAAGTTTTAGAGATTTGGTTGTAAAAATGTTCCCTGAAAATAGTGCCAAAATGAAAAATCAATGTGATTCATCAGCAAGCAATGGTTCATTTGATCAATGGGAAAAGTATAAAGAGGAAATTGAGAATTACATGAGTCAAATATTATCTTCAAATGCAGAggaaattgatgattttgttgCTAACGAAAGTCTCCAGAAAAGCAATACAGAGCTTGTTATGGCAGATAATATG ACTGtgcaagaaaagagaaaagctttAAAAATCAAATTTCTGGAGATCAAACAAACAATACAACTAAGCAGAGAAGAAGCAAAAGGCCATGTTAGAGGACATGCTAAGGCTCAGTGGGCTACCACATTATGTACTAGAAGG GCTGAAGAAATTGATGGTTGCATAAACGATGAAATAGCGCGAAAGGCTGATCTAAAGAGGGAGTTAGATGCTACAAAAGAAGAGCTCAGTGAACTTCATACTGAAGTTGAGATCACGACGAGTAGACTCAACTCAATTCTTGAACTACAACGCGAGCTCTCAAACAAGCTGCAGCTATCGTCTGTGGCAAGATCGCGTGCTGAGGTCAAAGTGGAAAAAGTAGTGAAGCAAAGAACAGATACACTTCAGGAGATTGATGAGTATAGAAAGCAAAGGGATGTTCTACGACGAAGGATTgagttttgcagggaaaaagacgCGATAGGAAATGCTACAATGCTGATGAAACCGAGTTTTGAGTACAAGgagttcactgctgcagaaattAGAGCAGCTACAGATGGATTTTCGGATCGTATGAGGTTGAAATCTGGTGGTGATTGGACTGATGTGTATAAAGCTAGGCTTAATCACACATCAGTTGCAATTAAACTGTATAGTTCAGGTGATGTAGATTCTGCAGATGCCTTCCGAGCTAAG GTGAAGCTCTTCAGCCACATGAGGCATCCTCATATACTAGCGATGATCGGATTTTGCTCTGAGCTAAGGTGCATTGTGTTTGAGTATATGCACAATGGCTGCTTAAGAGACATTCTCTTCTCAGGCAAGAGAAGTTCTAAAAGGAGAAACAAATGTCTAAACTGGAAAGCTAGGATATGTATTGCAGCCGATGTATGTACGGGCCTATGCTTCGTCCATCGGGCCAAGCCAAGGCCCGTGGCTCATGGCAACCTCAACCCTTCCAAAATCCTTCTTGATCGTAATAATGTGGCGAAAATCCATGGTTTTAAGACGCCTTTGTCTTCTGATAAATTGGATATAAGATCAGATATCCGGGCTTATGGGAACTTAGTCTTACAAATTCTGACCGGGAGAAACTGGGCCGGGCTTGTTGAGGAGGCGATAATGATGGACCAGACTAAGCTTATTGAAGTACTTGATCCGATGGCCGGAGAGTGGCCATTGGATATAGCAGTTGAGCTTGGAAGAATAGGAATAAAGTGTTTGTCTATTCATGAAGATAAGGAGTTAAACATGACTAGTCTGGCAAGAGAAGTAGAGAAAGTGAAGAAATTAGCTGATGAAATAGTAGCAAATGGTGAATGTGTTGTGGCAAATGAAAGAAATCAAGATGATGAAGACTcagctgagttccctaatttcttcCTCTGCCCCATTTTGCAG GAAGTGATGAAGAATCCACATGTTGCAGCTGATGGATTTTCATATGAGCTAGAAGCCATAGAGGAATGGCTAAAAACTGGAAGAGATACATCACCAATGACAAATTTAAGGCTCGACGACAAGATTCTCACACCTAATCATAGTTTACGTTCTCTAATCGAAGATTTGCAAAAGAAAAGATCAATCTCTACCAGATAG
- the LOC104231183 gene encoding nucleobase-ascorbate transporter 11 — protein MEGGSNSKMKEKKDRQKGQNPNIEPFVPKKGHDPRELKSWAKRTGFVSTTFSSETERANSLSRRDFTSGRDLNVRNDNTGFDLERGVVNKTETVSPKIELDPILGRARNRGVEIEPVLGEGLGNGTRRENLGRRIEVEPILRVHNEERKDGLNENGNGNNSANGAVNGNGHIETRKDDDNVDEEVGYPDGEDPSYGGWHKSPPLKCGLRENPGLVPLMYYGLQHYLSLAGSLIFIPLIIVPTMGGSDKDTANVVSTMLLVSGLTTILHSYFGTRLPLVQGSSFVYLAPALVIMNSEEYRNLADHKFRYIMRELQGAIIVGSIFQSFLGYSGLMSLLLRFINPVVVAPTVAAVGLAFFSYGFPQAGSCVEISLPQILLVLIFTLYLRGVSVFGHRVFRIYAVPVSVVIIWAYAFFLTTGGAYNFKGCSADIPASNILIDACRKHADTMRHCRTDVSNAMRTAAWVRIPYPFQWGIPTFRLRTSIIMVIVSLVASIDSIGSYHSAAILINLKPPTPGIVSRGIGLEGFCSVLAGLWGTGTGSTTLTENVHTINATKVASRRAVQLGAAFLILFSFIGKIGAILASIPQALAAAVLCFIWALIVALGLSTLQYTQNASSRNIIIVGVSLFFGLSIPAYFQQYAPEIGLILPGYLIPYAAASNGPVHTGNAQFNFAMNALLSLNMVVTLLVAFVLDNTVPGSRQERGVYIWSKAEDIMTDPSSLLDYSLPSRVARCFHWAKCVGT, from the exons ATGGAAGGTGGGTCAAactcaaaaatgaaagaaaaaaaggatAGACAAAAGGGTCAAAATCCAAATATTGAGCCTTTTGTACCAAAAAAAGGTCATGATCCTAGAGAGTTAAAATCTTGGGCTAAAAGAACTGGTTTTGTGTCAACAACTTTTTCTAGTGAGACAGAAAGAGCTAATAGTTTAAGTAGGAGGGATTTTACTAGTGGGAGAGATCTGAATGTGAGGAATGATAATACTGGATTTGATTTAGAAAGAGGGGTGGTTAATAAAACTGAAACTGTATCTCCAAAGATTGAGCTTGATCCCATTTTGGGAAGAGCAAGAAATAGAGGTGTTGAAATTGAACCAGTTTTGGGTGAGGGTTTAGGAAATGGAACAAGAAGAGAGAATCTTGGAAGGAGAATTGAGGTGGAGCCAATTttgagagttcataatgaggagAGGAAAGATGGTTTGAATGAGAATGGCAATGGTAATAATAGTGCTAATGGAGCTGTAAATGGGAATGGACATATAGAAACAAGGAAGGATGACGACAATGTGGATGAAGAAGTGGGTTATCCTGATGGTGAGGATCCTAGTTATGGAGGGTGGCATAAGTCTCCGCCGTTAAAATGTGGACTGAGGGAAAATCCGGGACTTG TGCCTCTTATGTACTATGGGTTGCAGCACTATTTATCATTGGCCGGTTCACTTATTTTTATCCCTCTGATTATTGTTCCCACAATGGGTGGAAGTGAT AAAGATACCGCCAATGTGGTTTCCACGATGCTTCTAGTATCTGGCCTTACCACAATACTGCACTCATATTTTGGCACCCGTCTCCCGTTGGTTCAAGGGAGTTCATTTGTATATTTGGCGCCTGCATTAGTTATCATGAATTCCGAGGAGTACCGGAATCTTGCTGATCAT AAATTTAGGTACATAATGAGGGAGCTACAAGGAGCTATAATTGTTGGATCGATTTTCCAGAGCTTCTTGGGTTACAGTGGCTTGATGTCCCTTTTACTACG GTTCATAAATCCAGTCGTTGTCGCACCAACAGTAGCAGCAGTGGGTTTAGCATTTTTTAGCTATGGTTTTCCACAAGCTGGTAGTTGTGTAGAAATCAGCCTTCCTCAGATACTGCTGGTCCTTATTTTTACCTTG TACCTTCGAGGAGTATCCGTTTTTGGTCACCGAGTGTTTCGTATATATGCA GTCCCTGTTAGTGTTGTAATCATTTGGGCATATGCGTTTTTCCTGACGACTGGCGGTGCATATAACTTTAAGGGTTGTAGCGCTGACATACCAGCTTCCAACATCCTTATCGATGCTTGTCGAAAGCATGCAGATACAATGAGGCACTGTAGGACTGATGTCTCCAATGCTATGAGAACCGCTGCTTGGGTCAGGATTCCTTACCCTTTCCAATGGGGTATACCTACCTTTCGGTTACGTACTTCAATCATTATGGTCATTGTGTCACTAGTTGCTTCCATTGACTCG ATTGGAAGTTATCACTCAGCAGCAATACTAATCAATTTGAAACCTCCGACCCCGGGTATAGTCAGCAGGGGGATTGGTTTGGAAGGTTTCTGTAGTGTATTGGCTGGACTTTGGGGAACGGGTACTGGGTCAACAACTTTGACCGAGAATGTACACACTATCAATGCAACAAAGGTAGCAAGCCGAAGGGCTGTACAGCTTGGAGCAGCTTTCTTAATCCTGTTCTCCTTCATAG GTAAAATTGGTGCTATTCTTGCTTCTATACCACAAGCATTGGCGGCCGCAGTACTATGCTTCATATGGGCTCTTATTGTAGCTCTGGGCCTATCGACATTGCAGTATACCCAAAATGCAAGTTCCCGAAACATTATAATTGTTGGTGTATCATTGTTCTTTGGTTTGTCGATCCCTGCTTATTTTCAGCAGTATGCACCAGAGATTGGCCTAATTTTGCCTGGATATCTAATTCCTTAtgcagcagcatccaatggaccaGTCCATACCGGCAATGCACAA TTCAATTTTGCAATGAACGCTCTTCTGTCGTTGAACATGGTGGTTACGCTATTGGTAGCATTCGTACTAGACAACACGGTCCCTGGTAGCAGACAAGAACGAGGGGTATACATTTGGTCAAAGGCTGAAGACATAATGACAGATCCTTCGTCCCTTTTAGACTACTCTTTACCAAGTAGAGTAGCAAGATGTTTCCATTGGGCTAAATGTGTGGGCACATAA
- the LOC104231184 gene encoding putative U-box domain-containing protein 50 isoform X1 yields MAMELEVENKVYVAINSNLHDGFLTLQWALKRWSSQSITIVILYAVNNICKDYVITPMGKLPAGSVNEEILKDLEKFEEAKNQKILWRYKVFCGNVKVEAIKIEGYDESIQEIMVDLITSLRITKLVMSLTFMKSSSWKSRSAISGSFFVHRQKPEFCELFIICGGKLVFLREGNNEGLIEDDQGEMVANSRSKRQSFRDLVVKMFPENSAKMKNQCDSSASNGSFDQWEKYKEEIENYMSQILSSNAEEIDDFVANESLQKSNTELVMADNMTVQEKRKALKIKFLEIKQTIQLSREEAKGHVRGHAKAQWATTLCTRRAEEIDGCINDEIARKADLKRELDATKEELSELHTEVEITTSRLNSILELQRELSNKLQLSSVARSRAEVKVEKVVKQRTDTLQEIDEYRKQRDVLRRRIEFCREKDAIGNATMLMKPSFEYKEFTAAEIRAATDGFSDRMRLKSGGDWTDVYKARLNHTSVAIKLYSSGDVDSADAFRAKVKLFSHMRHPHILAMIGFCSELRCIVFEYMHNGCLRDILFSGKRSSKRRNKCLNWKARICIAADVCTGLCFVHRAKPRPVAHGNLNPSKILLDRNNVAKIHGFKTPLSSDKLDIRSDIRAYGNLVLQILTGRNWAGLVEEAIMMDQTKLIEVLDPMAGEWPLDIAVELGRIGIKCLSIHEDKELNMTSLAREVEKVKKLADEIVANGECVVANERNQDDEDSAEFPNFFLCPILQEVMKNPHVAADGFSYELEAIEEWLKTGRDTSPMTNLRLDDKILTPNHSLRSLIEDLQKKRSISTR; encoded by the exons ATGGCTATGGAGTTGGAGGTGGAAAACAAGGTTTATGTAGCAATTAATTCAAATCTTCATGATGGTTTTTTGACTTTACAATGGGCACTCAAAAGATGGTCTTCTCAATCAATCACAATTGTTATTCTTTATGCTGTTAATAACATATGTAAAGACTATGTTATTACACCAA TGGGAAAGCTACCAGCAGGTTCAGTGAATGAAGAAATACTGAAAGATCTTGAGAAGTTTGAAGAAGCAAAGAATCAAAAGATACTTTGGAGATACAAAGTTTTTTGTGGAAAT GTTAAAGTTGAAGCAATCAAGATTGAAGGATATGATGAATCCATTCAAGAAATTATGGTGGATTTGATCACTAGTCTAAGGATAACCAAATTGGTCATGTCATTGACTTTCATGAAGTCTTCATCATG GAAATCAAGAAGTGCAATAAGTGGATCATTTTTTGTGCATAGACAAAAACCAGAATTTTGTGAATTATTTATAATTTGTGGAGGGAAGCTGGTTTTTTTAAGGGAAGGAAATAATGAAGGATTAATAGAGGATGATCAAGGAGAAATGGTTGCAAATTCAAGATCAAAGAGGCAAAGTTTTAGAGATTTGGTTGTAAAAATGTTCCCTGAAAATAGTGCCAAAATGAAAAATCAATGTGATTCATCAGCAAGCAATGGTTCATTTGATCAATGGGAAAAGTATAAAGAGGAAATTGAGAATTACATGAGTCAAATATTATCTTCAAATGCAGAggaaattgatgattttgttgCTAACGAAAGTCTCCAGAAAAGCAATACAGAGCTTGTTATGGCAGATAATATG ACTGtgcaagaaaagagaaaagctttAAAAATCAAATTTCTGGAGATCAAACAAACAATACAACTAAGCAGAGAAGAAGCAAAAGGCCATGTTAGAGGACATGCTAAGGCTCAGTGGGCTACCACATTATGTACTAGAAGG GCTGAAGAAATTGATGGTTGCATAAACGATGAAATAGCGCGAAAGGCTGATCTAAAGAGGGAGTTAGATGCTACAAAAGAAGAGCTCAGTGAACTTCATACTGAAGTTGAGATCACGACGAGTAGACTCAACTCAATTCTTGAACTACAACGCGAGCTCTCAAACAAGCTGCAGCTATCGTCTGTGGCAAGATCGCGTGCTGAGGTCAAAGTGGAAAAAGTAGTGAAGCAAAGAACAGATACACTTCAGGAGATTGATGAGTATAGAAAGCAAAGGGATGTTCTACGACGAAGGATTgagttttgcagggaaaaagacgCGATAGGAAATGCTACAATGCTGATGAAACCGAGTTTTGAGTACAAGgagttcactgctgcagaaattAGAGCAGCTACAGATGGATTTTCGGATCGTATGAGGTTGAAATCTGGTGGTGATTGGACTGATGTGTATAAAGCTAGGCTTAATCACACATCAGTTGCAATTAAACTGTATAGTTCAGGTGATGTAGATTCTGCAGATGCCTTCCGAGCTAAG GTGAAGCTCTTCAGCCACATGAGGCATCCTCATATACTAGCGATGATCGGATTTTGCTCTGAGCTAAGGTGCATTGTGTTTGAGTATATGCACAATGGCTGCTTAAGAGACATTCTCTTCTCAGGCAAGAGAAGTTCTAAAAGGAGAAACAAATGTCTAAACTGGAAAGCTAGGATATGTATTGCAGCCGATGTATGTACGGGCCTATGCTTCGTCCATCGGGCCAAGCCAAGGCCCGTGGCTCATGGCAACCTCAACCCTTCCAAAATCCTTCTTGATCGTAATAATGTGGCGAAAATCCATGGTTTTAAGACGCCTTTGTCTTCTGATAAATTGGATATAAGATCAGATATCCGGGCTTATGGGAACTTAGTCTTACAAATTCTGACCGGGAGAAACTGGGCCGGGCTTGTTGAGGAGGCGATAATGATGGACCAGACTAAGCTTATTGAAGTACTTGATCCGATGGCCGGAGAGTGGCCATTGGATATAGCAGTTGAGCTTGGAAGAATAGGAATAAAGTGTTTGTCTATTCATGAAGATAAGGAGTTAAACATGACTAGTCTGGCAAGAGAAGTAGAGAAAGTGAAGAAATTAGCTGATGAAATAGTAGCAAATGGTGAATGTGTTGTGGCAAATGAAAGAAATCAAGATGATGAAGACTcagctgagttccctaatttcttcCTCTGCCCCATTTTGCAG GAAGTGATGAAGAATCCACATGTTGCAGCTGATGGATTTTCATATGAGCTAGAAGCCATAGAGGAATGGCTAAAAACTGGAAGAGATACATCACCAATGACAAATTTAAGGCTCGACGACAAGATTCTCACACCTAATCATAGTTTACGTTCTCTAATCGAAGATTTGCAAAAGAAAAGATCAATCTCTACCAGATAG